Proteins found in one Brevibacillus brevis genomic segment:
- a CDS encoding TetR/AcrR family transcriptional regulator, producing the protein MKRIVKDPTTRRAEILEAAGELFRNQGYVHTTVDAIIQKVGVAKGTFYYYFKSKEEILEAFVQSMVDTLCEEYKKIADDSTLPVMEKVRQMLRSQSHPIDKQAEWMESLHRPENRELHERLNIAIILKIAPVLAQVIEQGNKEAVFHVENALETVQFLLAGSQFLLESGIFHWEQEEQTKRLQAMQVIIERSLGAAPGSFSFL; encoded by the coding sequence ATGAAAAGAATCGTGAAAGACCCCACAACACGGCGAGCAGAGATATTGGAAGCCGCCGGGGAGCTATTTCGAAATCAGGGTTATGTCCATACAACCGTGGATGCGATCATTCAAAAGGTTGGCGTAGCGAAAGGAACCTTTTATTACTACTTTAAATCGAAGGAAGAAATCCTCGAAGCATTTGTCCAGTCCATGGTCGATACGCTTTGCGAAGAATATAAAAAAATCGCAGATGACTCTACCTTGCCTGTCATGGAGAAGGTTCGCCAGATGCTGCGCAGCCAAAGCCACCCCATCGACAAGCAAGCCGAATGGATGGAAAGCTTGCATCGCCCTGAAAACAGAGAGCTTCACGAGCGTCTGAACATCGCCATTATCTTAAAAATTGCTCCTGTCCTTGCGCAAGTCATTGAACAAGGAAATAAAGAAGCTGTCTTTCATGTTGAGAATGCCTTGGAAACCGTTCAGTTTCTCCTCGCTGGCTCGCAATTTTTGTTGGAATCAGGCATTTTTCATTGGGAGCAAGAGGAGCAGACAAAACGTCTACAAGCCATGCAGGTGATTATTGAACGGTCACTAGGAGCTGCGCCGGGGTCCTTCTCGTTTCTGTAA
- a CDS encoding class I SAM-dependent methyltransferase: METAQLNKTSWNTGAYQAWLKRFGTPAEAAVKIKEDPQKRIGKVYEHMGDIRGKKIINLLGSNGNKAVALALLGADVTIADFSYENEQYAKELAAAADVDLTYIVSDVLQLPPDVLSGEYDLVFMEFGILHYFLDLTELFQVVNSLLRKGGALVLQDFHPVSTKLISSRGTTANIRKHKVTGDYFDTSLEEKEIAFSKFLSNGTNVAESKVLLRNWTLGEIVTSIANKGLCLKMLEELPNLSSEVFDKGIPKTFTIIAEKL; the protein is encoded by the coding sequence GTGGAAACAGCACAACTGAATAAAACATCTTGGAACACCGGGGCTTATCAAGCTTGGCTGAAACGCTTTGGAACACCTGCTGAGGCAGCGGTCAAAATTAAAGAAGACCCCCAAAAACGAATCGGCAAGGTATATGAGCACATGGGAGATATTCGCGGCAAAAAGATTATCAATTTACTCGGTTCTAATGGAAACAAAGCCGTTGCGCTCGCCTTGCTAGGTGCCGACGTGACCATCGCCGATTTCTCGTATGAGAATGAACAATACGCCAAAGAACTGGCTGCAGCTGCCGATGTTGACCTGACTTACATCGTATCGGATGTATTGCAGCTCCCTCCAGATGTATTGTCTGGTGAGTATGATCTCGTTTTTATGGAATTCGGTATTCTTCATTACTTTTTGGACTTAACCGAATTATTCCAGGTGGTCAACTCGCTCCTGCGAAAAGGCGGCGCGCTCGTCCTCCAAGATTTCCATCCGGTATCCACAAAACTCATCTCCTCACGTGGAACGACTGCGAATATTCGCAAACATAAAGTAACAGGCGATTATTTCGACACCTCGCTTGAGGAAAAGGAAATTGCTTTCTCCAAATTTCTCTCGAACGGTACAAATGTCGCTGAATCAAAAGTATTGTTACGCAATTGGACCTTAGGCGAAATTGTTACGTCCATTGCAAACAAAGGGCTGTGCCTAAAAATGCTGGAAGAGCTCCCGAATCTCTCCTCGGAAGTTTTTGACAAAGGAATCCCGAAGACCTTCACAATTATCGCCGAGAAATTATAA